A DNA window from Phragmites australis chromosome 11, lpPhrAust1.1, whole genome shotgun sequence contains the following coding sequences:
- the LOC133884829 gene encoding uncharacterized protein LOC133884829 isoform X1: MIFSKGFSNIYQRSYGRSSYLLHGFRLAQILAFCVRDLWTLFSSEVHAKLTRTLHRFRTTLQGSCEDIGWFQRTKASLCSVDGTSRFKEILHEIRNGVHCLSDTLVYLFIPGLFSNHNPFYFINTKKFFSKMGLACHVAKIHSVVIELKRDSMQIFLVCLNTRFHSYFVLSREIADACAPYKLVFLSDLPCPSGSCSSYCTSVIISRN; this comes from the exons ATGATTTTCAGTAAAGGCTTTTCCAATATTTATCAAAG ATCATATGGCAGGTCTTCCTATCTTCTGCATGGCTTCAGGTTGGCACAAATATTGGCATTCTGCGTGCGAGATCTGTGGACTCTCTTTTCAAGTGAGGTTCATGCCAAACTAACCAG GACTTTACATCGTTTCAGGACAACACTACAGGGATCTTGTGAAGATATAGGATGGTTTCAAAGAACTAAAGCATCTCTTTGTTCGGTTGATGGCACAAGTCGCTTCAAGGAGATTTTGCACGAGATCAG AAATGGTGTGCATTGTCTGTCTGATACACTGGTTTACTTATTTATCCCTG GCCTTTTCAGCAACCACAATCCATTTTACTTCATCAATACTAAAAAATTCTTTTCGAAAATGGGATTGGCTTGCCATGTTGCAAAGATTCATAGCGTTGTAATTGAGCTCAAGAGGGATAGCATGCAAATTTTTCTAGTTTGTCTAAATACTAGATTCCATTCTTATTTTGTATTGTCTCGTGAAATAGCAGATGCTTGTGCTCCTTACAAGCTAGTGTTTCTTTCGGATTTGCCCTGTCCGTCCGGATCCTGTAGTTCTTACTGTACCTCTGTAATCATTTCCAGGAATTGA
- the LOC133884829 gene encoding uncharacterized protein LOC133884829 isoform X2, whose amino-acid sequence MIFSKGFSNIYQRSYGRSSYLLHGFRLAQILAFCVRDLWTLFSSEVHAKLTRTTLQGSCEDIGWFQRTKASLCSVDGTSRFKEILHEIRNGVHCLSDTLVYLFIPGLFSNHNPFYFINTKKFFSKMGLACHVAKIHSVVIELKRDSMQIFLVCLNTRFHSYFVLSREIADACAPYKLVFLSDLPCPSGSCSSYCTSVIISRN is encoded by the exons ATGATTTTCAGTAAAGGCTTTTCCAATATTTATCAAAG ATCATATGGCAGGTCTTCCTATCTTCTGCATGGCTTCAGGTTGGCACAAATATTGGCATTCTGCGTGCGAGATCTGTGGACTCTCTTTTCAAGTGAGGTTCATGCCAAACTAACCAG GACAACACTACAGGGATCTTGTGAAGATATAGGATGGTTTCAAAGAACTAAAGCATCTCTTTGTTCGGTTGATGGCACAAGTCGCTTCAAGGAGATTTTGCACGAGATCAG AAATGGTGTGCATTGTCTGTCTGATACACTGGTTTACTTATTTATCCCTG GCCTTTTCAGCAACCACAATCCATTTTACTTCATCAATACTAAAAAATTCTTTTCGAAAATGGGATTGGCTTGCCATGTTGCAAAGATTCATAGCGTTGTAATTGAGCTCAAGAGGGATAGCATGCAAATTTTTCTAGTTTGTCTAAATACTAGATTCCATTCTTATTTTGTATTGTCTCGTGAAATAGCAGATGCTTGTGCTCCTTACAAGCTAGTGTTTCTTTCGGATTTGCCCTGTCCGTCCGGATCCTGTAGTTCTTACTGTACCTCTGTAATCATTTCCAGGAATTGA
- the LOC133884826 gene encoding uncharacterized protein LOC133884826 produces the protein MSPPPPQLPHPVPRATVAGAVASLTKWMKKRAAAAPPNLLADERDDLVLLQLSLRRVPASPVTRPRLLPLPHPIIAHAGASVCVIADDRPKSRSPPASDLLEASKSLHLPVSEVIPLSTLRTDYRPYESRRRLAASHDLFIADRAILPLLPRVLGKAFYSTKKAPIGVDFTRVGWPEQVRKVLGSTFLYLRSGTCSGIKVGRLDMEEEEIVENVMAAVETAVEKVPKKWANVRALHLKAVDSVALPIYQVVPELGMKIEVPVVRLEGEVGAGEAIDAAEVETAGKVTNKKKKALRYADANGGERVANEESGKRKRNKKEQNEDVVMKEQVQAEMEKKKRRKSIVVPVDEGQKVGKKGKEKVKRALENEVEASMDNKKGKKGKIEEGKIEEGKKKKKSMKGGGDDCEVSAEVSKSKGKKPDGDKVKRTRTRVKV, from the coding sequence atgtcgccgccgccgccgcagctgcCACACCCGGTGCCCCGAGCGACGGTTGCCGGCGCCGTGGCCTCCCTGACCAAGTGGATGAAGAAGCGCGCCGCAGCCGCGCCACCGAACCTCCTCGCCGACGAGCGCGACGACCTcgtcctcctccagctctctcTCCGCCGCGTCCCCGCCTCGCCCGTCACCAGGCCGCGCCTGCTCCCACTCCCGCACCCCATCATCGCGCACGCCGGCGCATCCGTCTGCGTCATCGCCGACGACCGCCCCAAGTCGCGGTCCCCGCCCGCCTCCGACCTCCTCGAGGCGTCCAAGTCGCTCCACCTCCCCGTCTCCGAAGTCATCCCACTCTCCACGCTCCGCACCGACTACCGCCCGTACGAGTCGCGGCGCCGTCTCGCCGCATCCCACGACCTCTTCATCGCCGACCGCGCCATCCTCCCGCTGCTTCCGCGCGTCCTCGGGAAGGCATTCTACTCCACCAAGAAGGCTCCGATCGGAGTAGACTTCACCCGCGTCGGGTGGCCGGAGCAGGTCCGTAAGGTGCTGGGCTCGACTTTTCTGTACCTGCGGTCGGGGACCTGCTCTGGGATTAAGGTGGGGAGGCTGGacatggaggaagaggagatcGTGGAGAATGTGATGGCGGCGGTGGAGACGGCTGTCGAAAAGGTGCCAAAGAAGTGGGCTAATGTAAGGGCGCTGCATTTGAAGGCGGTGGATTCGGTCGCGCTGCCAATTTACCAGGTTGTGCCAGAGTTGGGTATGAAGATTGAGGTGCCGGTTGTGAGATTGGAGGGAGAAGTTGGTGCCGGGGAGGCCATTGATGCTGCAGAAGTGGAGACTGCGGGGAAGGTgacgaacaagaagaagaaggcattAAGATATGCAGATGCCAATGGTGGCGAGAGGGTTGCAAATGAGGAGAGTggcaagaggaagaggaatAAAAAGGAGCAGAATGAGGATGTTGTGATGAAGGAACAAGTCCAGGcagagatggagaagaagaagaggaggaagagtaTCGTGGTTCCTGTTGATGAGGGGCAGAAGGTTGGCAAGAAGGGTAAGGAGAAGGTCAAGCGTGCATTGGAAAATGAGGTGGAGGCCAGTATGGACAATAAAAAAGGTAAGAAGGGGAAGATCGAGGAGGGGAAGATCgaggaggggaagaagaagaagaagagcatgaAGGGTGGAGGAGATGATTGTGAAGTCTCGGCGGAGGTAAGCAAGAGTAAGGGGAAGAAACCGGATGGAGATAAGGTCAAGAGGACAAGGACCAGGGTAAAGGTATAA